In Drechmeria coniospora strain ARSEF 6962 chromosome 03, whole genome shotgun sequence, the DNA window TCATTAATGAAGCAAAGCTGCGGGCGCTCCTTCAAACCTTCGCTTTCATCGACGCCTCGCTGGAAGCCTTGCAACGGCGCCGCTTATGTCTTGATTTTCTTGTATCGCTAGAGAAAGGTGCAAGTCTTCACTAGGTCATTATTACAGGAGTAGGCTAAATGTAGCCGcagcgtcgtggccgtccaGTTGTAGATGGGGATGCCGAATGCTCCACGTGCACGGTACAGGCAAGGAAACTAGGAAGGAACTGCATGTAGGAAGGGTGCCTTCTCTACAGCATACTCTTTCCTTCGTCATCGCCAGCCTAGTATACTTGCATGAAGATTCATTCTATACAACCTTTACAGGGTCACTGCGTTCGGAAGACAACATTGCCACTCATGCCATGCTATTGCAAATACTCCTCTGCTATTTGACTATAAATGGGAAGGAAACACCGGCTAGAAATTTTCTCACGAATACCAAGATCCTTGGAGTATCTCTCAAGAGTCGTATAGGTTACGTCGAGTTGCTTTCGACTGGTGGTCGACCTACATCTCACCAGGTTCATTTTATCCTAGCTTGCCCTCTGCCTTGGCTTCTGTCGAATCCGTTATTTTGCAGTCCCTGATAGGTAGAACAAAGGGATGGTGTAGCCTACCTTTAACTTGTTCAAATACCTTGAGCATCTTTCGACGAGCACCGAGAGCATTGACCCCGCGGTCCTCCAGAGCCTGGTCATTCAGTTCAATAAGATCAGTCCACTTCATATCTTTCAGATTGTCCGTGTACTTGTGTAGCCTCAGGCTTCGAAGCCAGCTGGGAATGTCTTGGAGGAGGGTTGGATCTGTTGGATCCTCGGGTGGCTTAGAACTGCCCCTCCGACCTCGAGGTGACCGCCCACGTGCCAGGTCCGAATGGTCCGAGTGATATCCCTCGTGGCTTGGTATTCCCAATTGGCCCATGCTCACGGCCGGCATGCCACTGCTCAAATGTGCCGGGGAGCCGTCGTATGCACTGAGATACCCGTTGTGCTGGGGTGAAGTGAAGTGGGACATCATGCCCATGCCTGGCGGCATGGCGGTGCCTGGGGAGCTTGGACGGGATCTCTGGTTCCCAAGACCAACAGCCTGCTGTGCTTGCATCGCCAGAACTTGATCACGGCTGAGCACCTGGCCATGCTCGTTTATCATGACAACGTTGGTCCCAGGTAGATTCATACCCTGCATGGGAGGGGGGGTCTGATTATGACCGCTTCCTGGTGCGTCATTGGACCGGGCTCGGCGGTATTTGCGTACGTCATCCAGAGCAAAGCGGTTGTTGACCGTGGACAGCGCCGCAAGCTTCATTGCCGTGGCATTGGCGACCATATCAGCTTGGGTTCCGCTGGGGTTGCCTGTGCCGAATGTGGGGGCCATGGGTGTATTGACCATGGAAGCCCAGTTGCCACTGCCGCTGTTGTAGGGAGACAAAAGTGGCAGATCAGCCGGTTTCTTTTCAGATACCGTAAGAGAGGGATTCTGAAGGGTTGCGTTGCCACCTATCTGGGGTCGGGGGGACCTGAGCCCGCCAGCCGTGGGAGCCTGAACAAATTGACCCATCGGTGTCTGCGCAGCAGGCACCATAGCATTGGCTGGTTCACCACTGGGCCCCCAGGGAGAAGCCGAGTTGGCCATCCCGCCCTCTTGACTGCTGGAAACAGCGAGGCCTGACATGGAGACACGTGGGTCAACGGAAGTGCTGTTTCGGTTTGAAGTGGGAGGGTTGCCTGTCTGCTGGGTAAACTTGGCTTTTTCCGTAGCAATGGCTGCCGCAGCATCGGGGAACATGGCGTTGATGGTTGACGGGTCAAGCCCTGACtgccgcttcgtcgtcaccatAGCTGAGCTGCGGTTGAACGAGGTATGGGCCGATTCCACGCTTAGCTTGTTCATGGCGTCACTCAGTCGGCTGGACATTGGATCTGGTCACAGGTTAGAATGTTTTCTACATATAGCAGGCATGGCCTCGTACTGAAACGAACGGTTGGTTACGTACCTTTGTCAAAGTTAGCCGGAGACAGGACACCCGACATAGGATGGCTTTTGCCCATTTGCTGAAGGACCTGAATGAAAAATCGAATCTGGACCTGGGTGGTTTGTTGCAACAGAGCATATAGTGCCGCGGTGCGTTCGGCCTCACTAAGGACACGAAACCACTGTTCAATAGCACTGAGCTCGTCTTTGAAATCCTGGTCCAAGGTAGCAGCAGCCATCTCTTCCAAAGTTGTCTCATACTGGTCAATGTCGGCGATCCACTGCTGGGCGAGTTTGTCCTGAGAATCGTTGTCCATGCTAACCTGCCCGTGAACCTGCCGGGACTGACCGTAAAAATCCGACGACGGTCGAGTGCGGTTCGAAGGCGATGAGCCGGCGAGAGTAGCCATATCAGCGGACGCACGCAATGAGCTCCCAGTGCCGACGGccctcgaggatggcggtCGCAAGGACGAGGCACCGTGCGACTCAGGCGTGCTGTTGCGGTTCCCGATGATGTGGCTTCCGGACATTTTGAACGATGACAAGCTCGCAGGCTGATTTGTAATTCTCTGCGAACCAGTTCGATCTAACGATAGGTTGGGATTGACCAAGGGGTTGATCGTGGGTGAGGTTGTAAGGAAGACCAGATTGACACGATTCGTCTAGACTCCTGCAGTGACCGGCTGACCTCAAAGGAGCTTCTGACGAGAACAAAGGTAGCAAGCTATCGCATATTCTGGGCGGGGAAACAAGGACTAAGTTTGGAGCAGCCGTTAGTGGATGTTCAACACCAGGCACAGGCGGTGTCAGGGTCGAGTGCTTGGATAATGATTGATTGACTGTCCTGACATGCATTTGCAAGCCAGGAGGTGGACGATTCGAAAGAAATGTGCTCACCAATCAGCTGCCTCAGTTCAATAAGTAAGGAAGGATAGCTGCGTCCAGGCAGGCAACAAGGGAGTTGATGAGTTCCGCTGCTGCAGATGAGGACCACGTCCCAAGTG includes these proteins:
- a CDS encoding SAM domain-containing protein, which translates into the protein MSGSHIIGNRNSTPESHGASSLRPPSSRAVGTGSSLRASADMATLAGSSPSNRTRPSSDFYGQSRQVHGQVSMDNDSQDKLAQQWIADIDQYETTLEEMAAATLDQDFKDELSAIEQWFRVLSEAERTAALYALLQQTTQVQIRFFIQVLQQMGKSHPMSGVLSPANFDKDPMSSRLSDAMNKLSVESAHTSFNRSSAMVTTKRQSGLDPSTINAMFPDAAAAIATEKAKFTQQTGNPPTSNRNSTSVDPRVSMSGLAVSSSQEGGMANSASPWGPSGEPANAMVPAAQTPMGQFVQAPTAGGLRSPRPQIGGNATLQNPSLTVSEKKPADLPLLSPYNSGSGNWASMVNTPMAPTFGTGNPSGTQADMVANATAMKLAALSTVNNRFALDDVRKYRRARSNDAPGSGHNQTPPPMQGMNLPGTNVVMINEHGQVLSRDQVLAMQAQQAVGLGNQRSRPSSPGTAMPPGMGMMSHFTSPQHNGYLSAYDGSPAHLSSGMPAVSMGQLGIPSHEGYHSDHSDLARGRSPRGRRGSSKPPEDPTDPTLLQDIPSWLRSLRLHKYTDNLKDMKWTDLIELNDQALEDRGVNALGARRKMLKVFEQVKEAKAEGKLG